TATTGTTGATGATGAACAAAGGCAATTGGATCACATGCAAAACCTCTTGAATCAAAGCGCCAAACAATTAAAGATAACGATTGACATCGATCAATATACCAGTGGTGAAGCCTTTCTGTTTGCTCTGGAAGATCATTTAGATTGGCAAATAGCCTTTTTAGACATTGAAATGAAAGCCGTAAATGGTATGGAAGTTGCTAAAATTATTCGTGAAAAAGCCCCTCAATTAGCCTTAGTATTTGCAACAGGTTATGCAGAGTATGCCATTGAAGGCTATGAAGTCCAAGCATTGGCTTATTTATTGAAACCAATAAAAGTCGAAAAAGTCCAAGTTGTGATTGAACGTTTTCTCGCCATCCAACCCGAAGAAGAACCTTCCATCATCATTGAATCACAAGGCAAGCATGTTCGCCTCTTACTTAATCAAATCGTTTATGTCGAAGCGAACCAACGTGAATTATCCATAATAACAAACGAAGAAAGCTACTCAATTAAGCAAAGTTTGACTGAATTTTCAAAGTCACTCGATCATCGGTTTATCCAGACACATCGATCATATATCGTAAATTTACAATACGTGAACCAAATACTTACACAAGATATCACATTAACCAATGGAATGTGTATTCCCTTGTCAAGAAGGAAAGCCAAAACAGTACAAAAAGCATTTATTGATTACTATAAAGGGTCGGTGTTTTATAATGGATAATCTTATCTTAATTATTATTTTAGCCCTTATCATTATTAGTGGACTTATTGGAATTATTCTTCATCAAAAGAAAGAAATAGCCTTCCACAAATTACAGCAAACAGAGTTGGATCAATACGCCACTG
This window of the Fundicoccus culcitae genome carries:
- a CDS encoding LytR/AlgR family response regulator transcription factor; translated protein: MTEHLKVVIVDDEQRQLDHMQNLLNQSAKQLKITIDIDQYTSGEAFLFALEDHLDWQIAFLDIEMKAVNGMEVAKIIREKAPQLALVFATGYAEYAIEGYEVQALAYLLKPIKVEKVQVVIERFLAIQPEEEPSIIIESQGKHVRLLLNQIVYVEANQRELSIITNEESYSIKQSLTEFSKSLDHRFIQTHRSYIVNLQYVNQILTQDITLTNGMCIPLSRRKAKTVQKAFIDYYKGSVFYNG